The Episyrphus balteatus chromosome 4, idEpiBalt1.1, whole genome shotgun sequence genome includes a window with the following:
- the LOC129918442 gene encoding uncharacterized protein LOC129918442, with product MESKVIEDVVVLCATIVLNAIALRKITKTTPSCRVNPYLKERQNKGRFAKDFQDMLNNVPVFKENFHMSPESFAEIFQIVEPFLREKKNTRPSDKISALEKFAVVMEYLASGTIQRHVAAVYRISKQHFGTILDEVCCAISKGLESEIPVLDEPKFITIANEFNAFWNLPNCVRAIDGKHIGIKCPSNAGSMFYNYKLQTKNGEAEVVF from the exons atggaatcaaaagtTATTGAGGACGTTGTAGTTCTTTGTGCTACGATTGTTTTAAACGCGATTGCTCTACGAAAAATCACCAAAACAACACCATCCTGTCGAGTTAACCCCTACTTGAAGGAGAGGCAAAACAAAGGGCGTTTCGCAAAAGAT TTTCAGGATATGCTAAATAATGTTcccgtttttaaagaaaattttcatatgtcTCCGGAGTCGTTTgcggaaatttttcaaatagtgGAACCATTTCTAcgtgaaaagaaaaacacaagaCCTTCGGACAAAATATCCGCTCTGGAAAAGTTTGCGGTTGTTATGGA ATATTTGGCAAGTGGAACCATCCAACGACATGTTGCGGCAGTATATAGGATCAGTAAACAGCATTTTGGGACCATCCTGGATGAAGTTTGTTGTGCCATCTCAAAAGGTTTGGAGAGCGAGATCCCAGTTTTGGATGAACCAAAATTTATTACCATTGCCAATGAATTCAATGCTTTTTGGAACTTGCCAAACTGCGTTAGAGCAATTGATGGCAAACACATTGGCATTAAATGTCCATCCAATGCTGGGAGCATGTTTTACAATTACAAA
- the LOC129918440 gene encoding uncharacterized protein LOC129918440, whose amino-acid sequence MEFLVEYLDELNPEEVPQKKGKEKKTKKQFNFEEKKELCRLVELHPAIWKLQHKGHSNTEEVNSNWRSIAGEMCKTIEECRVAWKSLRDSLRYHSVAKKKQKSGSAANADLNEENLSEESCIDWEFAEYLSFLTPISSKRKTFSSTHEVEVVDGDHQDNQMENETSTSSYSFSPKPQKKDTMIENVSALTQTVTDLINMRKNEVPNTQPLTHFTLLANLDRILKELPNDVVEELGLNFQQQAFAELRKLRRSGS is encoded by the exons atggAGTTTCTAGTCGAATATTTAGATGAATTAAATCCAGAAGAGGTGCCACAAAAGAaaggcaaagaaaaaaaaactaaaaagcaattcaatttcgaagaaaaaaaagaactgtGCAGGTTGGTGGAATTACATCCCGCCATATGGAAGCTTCAGCACAAGGGACATAGCAACACCGAGGAGGTAAACTCTAACTGGCGCTCTATAGCCGGAGAAATGTGCAAAACAA TAGAAGAATGCAGAGTTGCATGGAAGTCACTTCGCGACAGTTTGCGATATCATTCAGTggcaaaaaagaaacaaaaatcggGAAGCGCAGCCAATGCCGatttaaatgaagaaaatttaTCTGAGGAAAGCTGTATTGATTGGGAGTTTGCAGAATATTTGTCATTTTTGACACCTATCTCCTCCAAACGCAA AACATTTTCCAGCACTCATGAAGTGGAAGTGGTTGATGGTGACCACCAAGATAATCAAATGGAGAATGAAACATCGACTTCGAGCTACTCattt agtccTAAGCCGCAGAAAAAGGACACAATGATTGAAAATGTTTCAGCTTTAACTCAAACAGTGACAGATCTGATTAATATGCGCAAAAATGAGGTTCCAAATACTCAGCCGTTAACCCATTTCACTCTTTTGGCCAACCTTgatcgcatcttaaaagagttGCCAAATGATGTTGTGGAGGAGTTGGGTTTGAACTTTCAGCAACAGGCGTTTGCTGAACTTCGAAAGTTAAGACGATCTGGGTCTTAA